From Methanothrix sp., the proteins below share one genomic window:
- a CDS encoding tripartite tricarboxylate transporter permease, producing MDLYVVPCAAFGFLLGVISGLIPGLHVNTFAAILLGASPAMMKLGLSPYHVAVIILAASISQTFLDAIPTVFVGAPDSDTVLAVLPGHRLMLRGRGIEAVRLSAMGSAGSVLVALSLVPLLSWLFSSYYDLLMEHIGLILLGIAGMMIMKERDIDPGLYKTMKRRALALSVFLTSGLLGIFAFENQDHLSSPLGLDPDVLLPLLSGIFGASSLILSIFSSTEMAEQRDTGFDLPAAPLVRSIIMGGAAGSLIAWIPGVSPAVATMLTRLVRGIEDEDQSAREFLVSVSGVNTSCAVLSLVALVVIGRPRSGAAAAINELIDLDAGQLYAMMVIATAIALVSYMTTVWLACIAGTLLSKIDYRNLSIFVLGSLALTAFIFTGAFGIFIFLISTLIGLVPHLAGIRKTHAMGVLMLPLIIYYLSG from the coding sequence ATGGATCTCTACGTTGTGCCCTGCGCAGCATTTGGCTTCCTGCTTGGAGTGATCAGCGGCCTGATACCGGGGCTTCATGTCAACACCTTCGCCGCGATACTCCTTGGGGCATCGCCTGCGATGATGAAGCTGGGCCTCAGCCCCTACCACGTGGCTGTGATCATCCTGGCTGCCAGCATATCCCAGACGTTCCTGGATGCCATACCGACCGTATTCGTCGGCGCTCCTGATTCTGATACCGTGCTTGCAGTGCTGCCAGGCCACAGGCTCATGCTCAGAGGCAGGGGCATAGAGGCTGTGCGTTTATCTGCTATGGGCTCAGCCGGATCCGTCCTGGTCGCACTGTCGCTAGTACCACTTCTCTCCTGGCTTTTCAGCAGCTACTACGATCTCCTGATGGAGCATATCGGGCTCATCCTTCTGGGCATAGCTGGAATGATGATAATGAAAGAGCGCGACATCGATCCAGGTCTTTATAAGACCATGAAGAGACGGGCGCTCGCGCTCTCGGTCTTCCTGACGAGCGGCCTCCTGGGGATCTTTGCTTTTGAAAACCAGGATCATCTCTCATCTCCCCTGGGACTTGATCCGGATGTGCTTCTCCCCCTGCTCAGTGGAATCTTCGGCGCATCCTCCCTGATCCTCAGCATATTCTCGTCAACCGAGATGGCAGAGCAGCGGGACACGGGGTTCGATCTTCCAGCGGCGCCTCTCGTGAGATCCATTATTATGGGAGGGGCTGCAGGCTCGCTGATCGCCTGGATCCCCGGAGTCTCACCCGCAGTGGCGACGATGCTCACAAGGCTCGTAAGGGGCATCGAGGATGAGGATCAGTCTGCCAGAGAGTTTCTTGTATCCGTATCAGGTGTCAACACCTCATGCGCAGTGCTCTCACTGGTGGCCCTGGTGGTGATAGGCAGGCCGAGAAGCGGAGCTGCTGCAGCAATAAATGAGCTCATCGATCTCGATGCAGGCCAGCTCTATGCCATGATGGTAATAGCGACAGCCATAGCGCTCGTATCATACATGACAACAGTATGGCTCGCCTGCATCGCTGGAACGCTCCTCTCAAAGATCGATTACAGGAACCTCTCGATCTTTGTTCTCGGATCGCTTGCCCTGACAGCATTCATATTCACAGGAGCGTTCGGGATCTTCATATTCCTCATCTCCACACTGATCGGCCTCGTCCCACACCTTGCAGGCATAAGAAAAACGCATGCTATGGGCGTTCTGATGCTGCCACTTATAATCTACTACCTCTCAGGATGA
- a CDS encoding 30S ribosomal protein S17e: MGCVKPSYIKNFAKKLMSTYEGEFTTDFEQNKEKVTAYTNVQNKAIRNRIAGYITRLLEQRATLRSEVESNV, translated from the coding sequence ATGGGATGCGTAAAGCCGAGCTATATCAAAAACTTTGCGAAAAAACTCATGAGCACATACGAGGGCGAGTTCACCACCGATTTTGAGCAGAACAAGGAGAAGGTCACAGCCTACACGAACGTGCAGAACAAGGCGATAAGGAACAGAATAGCTGGATACATCACCAGGCTGCTGGAGCAGAGGGCGACCCTGAGATCAGAGGTTGAGTCCAATGTTTAG
- a CDS encoding cyclophilin-like fold protein: protein MRRIEIDIQGLGKAIAELDGRNPRTAEAVWNALPIEGRAMLWGEEVYFETTVECDDENASPSSSPGDLSYWVPGRAICIFFGRTQPYSPVNHIGRISEGLEIFPEVKEGAEIVLRRAR, encoded by the coding sequence TTGAGGAGAATCGAGATCGACATACAGGGTTTGGGCAAAGCCATCGCGGAGCTTGATGGGAGGAATCCGAGAACTGCCGAGGCTGTTTGGAATGCGCTGCCGATCGAGGGAAGGGCGATGCTCTGGGGCGAGGAGGTCTACTTCGAGACGACTGTTGAATGCGATGATGAGAATGCATCTCCATCTTCGAGCCCTGGCGATCTCTCCTACTGGGTGCCAGGTCGTGCGATATGCATCTTCTTCGGCAGGACACAGCCTTACTCTCCGGTGAATCACATCGGCAGAATCTCTGAGGGTCTTGAGATCTTCCCGGAGGTAAAAGAGGGCGCTGAGATCGTTCTCAGAAGGGCCCGGTAG
- a CDS encoding PAS domain S-box protein, giving the protein MSDQEIDRELAFQILNSLGQGVAASRIVDGRWIIEYANPALAHMLGVPVSEIVGRSFEEFLHPGDIPRLIESRAKRLEGLTTSYEARLLRMDGSIVPVLITGAPRIADNRPVGGIVVVTDLTDYYSVLRQLKSSERRLMDILEFMPDPAFGMDMDGRVIIWNRALEALTGVRKEEMLGKGNYECAIPFYGYRRPVLADLVLHGYDESISREYRNLQREGDVLTAEVFIPTFGPEGSHLWLKAAPIYDSEGRIEGAIEVIRDITENVKRLNALRLSEARYRSIVEDMPFLVCRFDHDGVLTFVNENYCNYFGFRREDIVGRSFLEMIPEDEREAVLERFRGLTRERPYVTYTHRVKRGEEIRWQRWTDRAIFGQNGEVIEYQSLGEDITAEKNMDDALRESEHRFRVLAESTAAGIAIMRDERFVYVNRAGEEMSGYSRDELIGAPVWMVVHPEDAAWLKKMYSRKLRGEPTPPRYEFRIITKNGDVRWVEYASGTLELGGEMALIGTLIDITERRQAEEELRRFKDSLEQLVMERTAELEKRNAEMERFVYTVSHDLRRPLITISGLAGLAELDLVKGDLEKTRESLRTIIRSVERMDMLLSDILELTRIGRVINPPEDVPFELLVNDAVDQHAEQIKNRGAEIRAAEGMPMVRVDRERLVEALVNLIDNSMKYAGKDKRPMIEIFHRDGTFCVKDNGIGIPENQREKVFDLFYKVDPKSDGTGVGLTIVKRIIEVHGGRIWIESDGCSWTAFCFTLPVVS; this is encoded by the coding sequence ATGTCAGATCAAGAGATCGATCGCGAACTGGCCTTCCAGATACTGAACTCGCTCGGCCAGGGTGTTGCTGCGTCGAGGATTGTGGATGGACGGTGGATAATCGAATATGCGAACCCGGCCCTTGCCCACATGCTTGGAGTTCCAGTGAGCGAGATAGTGGGTAGATCTTTTGAGGAGTTCCTGCATCCCGGTGACATTCCGAGGCTTATTGAGAGCAGGGCGAAAAGGCTCGAGGGTCTCACAACCAGCTATGAGGCGAGGTTGCTGCGAATGGATGGCTCGATCGTGCCGGTGCTCATCACGGGCGCTCCGAGAATTGCTGATAACCGGCCGGTCGGTGGCATAGTGGTGGTAACGGACCTCACCGATTACTACTCGGTTCTGAGACAGCTTAAAAGCTCCGAGCGCAGGCTCATGGATATCCTGGAGTTCATGCCGGATCCCGCCTTCGGCATGGACATGGATGGGAGGGTGATCATCTGGAACAGGGCACTGGAGGCACTCACCGGCGTGAGAAAGGAAGAGATGCTCGGAAAGGGTAATTACGAGTGTGCGATTCCGTTCTATGGTTACAGAAGGCCGGTGCTTGCAGACCTTGTGCTCCATGGATACGACGAATCCATCTCCAGGGAGTACAGAAACCTGCAGCGAGAGGGCGACGTGCTCACCGCGGAGGTTTTCATACCCACGTTCGGGCCAGAGGGTTCGCATCTGTGGCTCAAGGCCGCGCCAATATACGATTCAGAAGGCAGGATCGAGGGAGCCATAGAGGTGATACGTGACATCACAGAGAATGTGAAGCGTTTGAACGCTCTGAGGCTGAGCGAGGCGCGGTACAGATCGATCGTGGAGGACATGCCATTTCTCGTATGCAGATTTGATCATGATGGTGTTCTCACATTTGTCAACGAGAACTACTGCAATTACTTTGGATTCAGAAGAGAGGATATCGTTGGCAGATCGTTCCTTGAGATGATACCTGAGGACGAGAGAGAGGCGGTTCTCGAGAGGTTCAGAGGCCTGACCCGGGAGAGGCCGTATGTGACGTATACGCACCGCGTTAAGAGAGGAGAAGAGATACGATGGCAGCGATGGACCGACAGAGCGATATTCGGCCAGAATGGCGAGGTTATCGAGTACCAGTCTCTGGGTGAGGACATCACAGCTGAGAAGAACATGGATGATGCGCTGAGGGAGAGCGAGCACAGGTTCAGGGTGCTGGCAGAGAGCACCGCTGCAGGCATAGCGATCATGAGAGACGAGCGGTTTGTGTATGTCAACAGAGCCGGAGAGGAGATGAGTGGCTACAGCAGGGACGAGCTGATAGGTGCGCCTGTATGGATGGTGGTCCATCCCGAGGATGCAGCATGGCTAAAGAAGATGTACTCGCGGAAGCTCCGCGGAGAGCCGACGCCACCGAGATACGAGTTCAGGATAATCACGAAAAACGGAGATGTCAGATGGGTGGAGTATGCATCCGGCACACTGGAGCTCGGCGGGGAGATGGCATTGATTGGCACACTCATCGATATCACAGAGAGGAGGCAGGCAGAGGAGGAGCTGAGGAGGTTCAAGGATTCGCTTGAGCAGCTTGTTATGGAGCGGACGGCAGAGCTGGAGAAGAGGAACGCGGAGATGGAGCGGTTTGTGTACACGGTGTCCCACGATCTCCGGAGGCCGCTGATCACAATAAGCGGGCTTGCGGGTCTTGCAGAGCTCGATCTCGTGAAAGGGGATTTGGAAAAGACGAGGGAGAGCCTGAGGACCATCATCCGATCTGTTGAGAGGATGGACATGCTCCTGAGCGACATCCTTGAGCTCACCAGGATAGGCCGGGTGATCAACCCGCCTGAGGATGTGCCGTTCGAGCTTTTGGTAAACGATGCGGTCGACCAGCACGCTGAACAGATCAAAAATAGAGGCGCCGAGATAAGGGCGGCAGAGGGGATGCCGATGGTCCGTGTCGATCGCGAGAGGCTCGTCGAGGCTCTGGTCAATCTGATCGACAACAGCATGAAGTACGCAGGGAAAGATAAGAGGCCCATGATCGAGATATTCCACAGAGATGGCACCTTCTGCGTCAAAGATAACGGAATAGGAATACCGGAGAACCAGAGGGAGAAGGTCTTCGATCTCTTCTACAAGGTCGATCCGAAGAGCGATGGCACCGGGGTTGGGTTGACGATCGTCAAGAGAATCATCGAGGTCCATGGCGGGAGGATATGGATAGAATCGGATGGCTGCAGCTGGACCGCCTTCTGCTTCACGCTGCCTGTGGTCTCGTGA
- a CDS encoding radical SAM protein translates to MRVCLRCIRSRPEDSLELAMMAHRRCRAAYGLPEEIPCDPDGVLCSICANECRIPPGGMGYCGLRMNVDGELRGVTPTQGKLSWYHDPLPTNCVGDWVCAGGTGAGYPKYAHSNGPEIGYKNLAVFFHACTFNCLYCQNWQFRYETLRPWTTDVRELVESVDERTSCICYFGGDPAPQLPFALRASRMALDSRGDILRICWETNGSMNRHLLEEMLELSLISGGCIKFDLKAMDDNLHRALTGVSNRRTLENISAAAEMMDRRGVPPLVIASTLLVPGYIDEEEVRAIAEFLASLNPGIPYSLLAFHPQFHMRDMPFTPRSLAMRCLDTARIAGLERVRVGNIHILAPG, encoded by the coding sequence TTGCGGGTTTGCCTGCGCTGCATCAGATCCCGGCCGGAGGATTCTCTCGAGCTGGCGATGATGGCGCACAGGAGATGCAGGGCTGCGTATGGGCTCCCGGAAGAGATCCCCTGCGATCCGGATGGAGTTCTGTGCAGCATATGTGCAAATGAATGCAGAATACCTCCTGGAGGCATGGGCTACTGTGGTCTGCGGATGAATGTTGATGGAGAGCTGCGGGGCGTCACTCCCACACAGGGAAAGCTATCATGGTACCACGATCCGCTCCCGACAAACTGCGTCGGAGACTGGGTCTGCGCGGGCGGGACGGGCGCCGGGTATCCGAAGTACGCACATTCAAATGGCCCAGAGATCGGATACAAGAACCTGGCAGTATTCTTCCACGCATGCACGTTCAACTGCCTCTACTGCCAGAACTGGCAGTTCAGATACGAGACGCTCCGCCCATGGACGACTGATGTACGAGAGCTGGTGGAGAGTGTGGATGAACGAACCTCATGCATCTGCTACTTTGGCGGCGATCCGGCACCGCAGCTGCCGTTCGCTCTGAGAGCATCCAGAATGGCTCTGGACTCGAGAGGTGATATCCTGCGGATCTGCTGGGAGACGAACGGATCGATGAATCGCCATCTTCTCGAAGAGATGCTCGAACTCTCTCTCATCAGTGGCGGATGCATCAAGTTCGACCTCAAGGCGATGGATGATAACCTTCACAGGGCTCTTACAGGGGTCTCAAACAGGAGAACCCTGGAGAACATATCCGCCGCGGCGGAGATGATGGACAGGAGAGGGGTGCCGCCGCTCGTGATCGCGAGCACGCTTCTGGTTCCGGGATACATCGACGAGGAGGAGGTGAGAGCGATAGCGGAGTTCCTGGCATCCCTCAATCCAGGAATCCCGTACTCGCTGCTCGCGTTCCATCCGCAGTTCCACATGAGAGACATGCCGTTCACGCCGAGGTCACTGGCCATGCGGTGCCTGGACACCGCCAGAATAGCGGGGCTTGAAAGGGTGCGCGTAGGGAACATTCACATCCTCGCGCCCGGATGA
- the dapB gene encoding 4-hydroxy-tetrahydrodipicolinate reductase yields MTDVALTGAKGRMGSLIIDEIRNSPDLKLVAAIDIVGIGEPVLGDVRVSAAGDVRRVLRESHPDVLIDFTVPSAALDNIHAAADNGVALVVGTTGFSEEQFSIIEDTIKSAGIAAVISPNFSLGVNIFWKLVEMAARSLSDYDVEVIEAHHRRKKDAPSGTAMRTAEILRRCLGIEDIRYGREGMCERGREIGVHAVRAGDIVGDHTVLFAGPGERIEIKHQAHSRSAFAAGALRAARWVVRAPPGIHSMEEVLASS; encoded by the coding sequence ATGACGGATGTTGCATTGACCGGGGCGAAGGGGAGGATGGGATCTCTCATAATCGATGAGATCAGGAACTCTCCGGATCTGAAGCTCGTGGCTGCGATCGATATCGTGGGGATCGGAGAGCCTGTGCTCGGAGATGTTCGTGTTTCCGCTGCAGGGGACGTCCGCAGGGTTCTCAGGGAGTCGCATCCCGATGTGCTGATCGACTTCACGGTGCCGTCTGCAGCTCTGGATAACATCCACGCAGCTGCTGATAACGGAGTGGCTCTTGTCGTCGGCACGACAGGTTTCTCTGAGGAGCAGTTCTCCATAATAGAGGATACGATAAAGAGCGCAGGCATCGCTGCTGTCATCTCGCCCAACTTCAGCCTTGGAGTCAACATATTCTGGAAGCTTGTGGAGATGGCAGCCAGATCGCTCAGCGATTACGATGTGGAGGTCATAGAGGCGCACCACCGCAGGAAGAAGGACGCCCCCAGCGGGACTGCGATGAGAACCGCTGAGATACTGAGAAGATGTCTCGGGATAGAGGATATCCGGTACGGCAGAGAGGGGATGTGTGAAAGGGGGCGGGAGATCGGGGTGCATGCTGTCAGGGCTGGAGATATTGTGGGAGACCACACCGTGCTCTTCGCCGGTCCGGGAGAGAGGATAGAGATCAAACACCAGGCGCACAGCAGGTCGGCCTTTGCCGCAGGCGCCCTGAGGGCTGCAAGATGGGTTGTAAGGGCACCGCCTGGAATCCACAGCATGGAAGAGGTGCTGGCTTCAAGTTGA
- the dapA gene encoding 4-hydroxy-tetrahydrodipicolinate synthase, with the protein MFRGVFPAIITPFKDDGSLDEDGLRRNVEILSKTGISGIVPCGTTGESATLSHEEHKRVVEIVVDCSKVPVVAGTGSNNTSEAIDLTRHAADAGADAALLITPYYNRPNERGLVEHFKKVAESADIPIVLYNVPKRTGVELRPEVVARLAEISNIVAVKEASGSLTQVSRIIELTSGKNFSVLSGDDDLTLPMLALGATGVVSVVANVAPRATVEMVEAFLKGDIAKARELHYRLAPLVRAMFLETNPIPVKTAYRMMGMAAGPLRLPLAPMSEENERKLRDVLTKMSDLTGDMR; encoded by the coding sequence ATGTTTAGAGGGGTATTTCCCGCGATCATAACCCCCTTCAAGGACGATGGATCTCTGGACGAGGATGGCCTGCGAAGAAACGTCGAGATTCTCTCAAAGACCGGCATCTCCGGCATAGTTCCGTGCGGCACCACCGGCGAATCAGCAACTCTGAGCCACGAGGAGCACAAGAGGGTGGTCGAGATAGTGGTCGACTGCTCCAAGGTGCCGGTAGTGGCGGGGACAGGATCCAACAACACATCAGAGGCGATAGACCTGACAAGGCATGCTGCCGATGCCGGGGCAGATGCTGCTCTTCTCATAACACCCTACTACAACCGTCCGAACGAGCGGGGTCTGGTAGAGCATTTCAAGAAGGTAGCGGAATCCGCTGACATCCCCATAGTTCTTTACAACGTTCCTAAAAGAACAGGTGTCGAGCTCCGCCCCGAGGTTGTGGCCAGGCTCGCTGAGATCAGCAATATCGTTGCTGTAAAAGAGGCGAGCGGGAGCCTGACGCAGGTCTCGAGGATAATAGAGCTAACATCGGGCAAGAACTTCTCGGTGCTCTCAGGAGACGACGATCTCACGCTGCCGATGCTGGCGCTTGGGGCAACCGGTGTTGTCTCTGTGGTCGCAAATGTAGCCCCGCGCGCCACCGTGGAGATGGTCGAGGCCTTCCTGAAAGGAGATATCGCAAAGGCGCGTGAGCTTCACTACAGGCTTGCGCCCCTTGTGCGTGCGATGTTCCTGGAGACGAATCCGATACCGGTGAAGACCGCATACCGCATGATGGGAATGGCAGCAGGCCCTCTTAGGCTTCCGCTGGCTCCGATGTCTGAGGAGAACGAGAGAAAGCTGAGGGATGTGCTCACAAAGATGTCAGACCTGACGGGCGATATGAGATGA